A region from the Lysobacter sp. BMK333-48F3 genome encodes:
- a CDS encoding XVIPCD domain-containing protein, with protein sequence MFPSVEALKERQALLKQLRESGDPAAVARADELQRTYHADNMAVLAKDTYLSAMEPRAPDERTQPPPGWIRASEHLDKLREAAPALSALSNEQLLDYLKPGESGFRAEIYLPDPSILGPGYKPVIVPKGSAGEVMGKDGKLYGTTNEDFIANNFPQSVGLKTDYYDRAMELATTMEFYGLVAEYSGHSLGGGMASAMSAVTGNPATTWNAAGLHPETARRFARENPGTQVHDTSRSVVSYQIKGELLNDGVQHNIDRLDALHRAQLAGVLRETCKLLQDVPEGREVLTTQLSAMLPRHAQPSVREFVKTLAEGDTNQLLRDLPLAAGRVAPLDDVKVWENGSLADREQRLTLTEISNFAAPVLETAYITTQGARVGRVAGQATAAAGDMAAANLDASGDLVRTATAKAADFADVVSGVQHTAVQAGVRLTGEGAAQARVAAGRVEAAIDTVQGEVQLRGAQAGAGLLRGIGDLDVLPDGMQRWANDTAANVERGGQVAHARNQVEAAQARSEAQSDASGIRQATSDRVVDLERVQVVVEGSQRAVIAGSGQQADAALDSGSRAIGDMSRHAPLVGAGIGAAAGGVAGIQANTNLVDLVQIGRFAHGYHTQGAEGIERHLMTEAVLPSMASRVQAEERAVRAEFPNLNRPAQDAPAQKPASGPDQPTHPDRGMLEQIREGMRAADARIGKPYDEGSERISRCLLAACKDNREMHPGKDYSLAANALSRVDHVVPGPTGNMFAVEGKLDDPASKRAFVSVEQALKTPVEQSDQKLALANQAIAQEQERERSLTQNQQRSGPSLG encoded by the coding sequence ATGTTTCCCTCCGTAGAAGCCCTCAAAGAGCGCCAAGCGCTGCTGAAGCAGTTGCGCGAAAGCGGTGACCCGGCCGCAGTCGCCCGTGCCGACGAGCTGCAACGCACTTACCATGCCGACAACATGGCCGTGCTGGCGAAGGACACCTACTTGTCGGCGATGGAGCCGAGAGCCCCGGATGAACGCACCCAGCCGCCGCCGGGCTGGATTCGCGCCAGCGAACACCTCGACAAGTTGCGCGAAGCGGCCCCCGCGCTCAGTGCGCTGAGCAATGAGCAGCTCTTGGACTATCTCAAGCCCGGGGAGTCAGGCTTCCGCGCTGAGATCTACTTGCCCGACCCGAGCATCCTTGGCCCCGGCTACAAGCCGGTGATCGTACCCAAGGGCTCCGCCGGTGAGGTGATGGGGAAAGACGGCAAGCTCTATGGCACGACGAATGAAGACTTCATCGCCAACAACTTTCCGCAGTCGGTCGGGCTGAAAACAGACTATTACGACCGCGCCATGGAGCTGGCAACGACCATGGAATTCTATGGCCTTGTCGCCGAGTACTCCGGTCACTCCCTCGGCGGTGGCATGGCCTCGGCGATGTCGGCCGTAACCGGCAATCCCGCGACGACCTGGAATGCGGCCGGCCTGCACCCGGAGACGGCCCGGCGCTTCGCTCGCGAGAACCCTGGAACGCAGGTCCACGACACGTCCCGCTCGGTGGTTTCCTATCAGATCAAGGGCGAGCTGCTGAACGACGGCGTTCAGCACAACATCGACCGGCTCGATGCGCTTCATCGCGCTCAGTTGGCCGGAGTGCTGCGGGAGACCTGCAAACTGTTGCAGGACGTTCCCGAAGGCCGAGAGGTTCTGACCACGCAACTCAGCGCTATGTTGCCGCGCCACGCGCAACCTTCGGTACGCGAGTTCGTCAAGACGCTGGCCGAAGGCGATACGAATCAACTGCTGCGCGACCTGCCCCTGGCGGCCGGACGCGTCGCACCGCTCGACGACGTCAAAGTATGGGAGAACGGCAGCCTCGCCGACCGCGAGCAACGCCTGACCCTGACCGAGATTTCCAACTTCGCCGCCCCCGTGCTGGAGACCGCCTATATCACCACCCAGGGCGCGCGCGTGGGCCGCGTGGCGGGTCAAGCCACCGCCGCCGCGGGCGATATGGCCGCGGCAAACCTGGACGCCAGCGGCGACCTGGTGCGCACGGCGACGGCCAAGGCCGCCGACTTCGCGGATGTCGTGTCCGGCGTCCAGCACACAGCGGTGCAAGCTGGCGTCCGGCTTACCGGCGAAGGGGCCGCCCAAGCGCGCGTCGCCGCAGGCCGGGTGGAAGCCGCCATCGACACCGTGCAGGGCGAAGTGCAACTGCGCGGCGCGCAAGCCGGGGCCGGCCTGTTGCGCGGTATCGGCGATCTGGACGTGCTGCCTGACGGCATGCAACGCTGGGCCAACGACACAGCAGCCAACGTGGAGCGGGGCGGGCAGGTGGCGCACGCGCGCAATCAGGTAGAAGCGGCCCAGGCGCGCTCCGAGGCCCAATCGGATGCCTCCGGAATCCGCCAGGCCACCTCGGACCGCGTCGTGGACTTGGAGCGGGTGCAGGTCGTGGTCGAGGGCTCGCAGAGGGCCGTGATCGCCGGCAGCGGCCAGCAGGCGGACGCCGCGCTCGACTCGGGCAGCCGCGCCATTGGCGACATGTCGCGTCACGCCCCCCTGGTTGGGGCAGGCATCGGCGCAGCGGCTGGCGGCGTGGCGGGGATTCAAGCCAACACCAACCTGGTAGATCTGGTGCAGATCGGGCGCTTCGCTCACGGCTATCACACCCAAGGCGCGGAGGGCATCGAACGCCATCTGATGACCGAAGCCGTCCTGCCGAGCATGGCCTCGCGAGTCCAGGCCGAGGAGCGCGCGGTTCGTGCCGAGTTCCCGAACTTGAACCGGCCCGCGCAGGACGCCCCGGCACAGAAGCCGGCGTCCGGGCCGGACCAGCCCACGCACCCTGATCGCGGCATGCTGGAGCAGATTCGCGAGGGAATGCGGGCCGCTGACGCCCGCATCGGGAAGCCCTACGACGAGGGCAGCGAGCGTATCAGCCGGTGCTTGTTGGCGGCCTGCAAGGACAATCGGGAAATGCACCCTGGCAAGGACTACTCGTTGGCGGCCAACGCGTTGAGCCGAGTCGACCATGTGGTTCCTGGCCCGACCGGCAATATGTTCGCGGTCGAGGGCAAGCTGGACGACCCGGCCAGCAAGCGAGCCTTCGTGTCCGTCGAGCAGGCGCTGAAGACGCCGGTCGAACAGTCGGACCAGAAGCTGGCGCTCGCCAATCAAGCCATCGCCCAGGAGCAGGAACGCGAGCGATCGCTGACCCAGAACCAGCAGCGAAGCGGCCCGAGCCTCGGCTAG